In Elephas maximus indicus isolate mEleMax1 chromosome 25, mEleMax1 primary haplotype, whole genome shotgun sequence, the genomic stretch TCGGCCTGCAGCCGCCCCACCTCCCTCCGCAGGGCCCGTGTTCCGCTATCCCCCCCAGCATCCACCTCCCCGTCCAAGGAACCCAAGGAGGCAGAGGCGGCAGCGGCAGCCACGCCGGCCTGACGACGCATCTTGGCCTCATCACTCTCACACGTGGCCAGCGCGTCCTGCTGCTCCGCTGGGTCCACAGGGGTCAGTGCAGGCTTGAGGCAGGCCACCGGCAGCTCCCCCTCACCCAGCTCCAGACTGGCCTGTTTGCTGCcgaaagagtcccgcaggctgaGCAGCTGCTCCTCCTTTTCCCGCAGTGAGGCCCGGCCCTCCCGCAGCTGGGAGCGCAGCCCCACAATCTCACTCAACTTCTGTGACACGTCAGCCTGCGAGTCCTTCAGCTGCTGCTTCAGGAGGGAAATCTCACCAGCCTTCTGGCACACCTGGGTAGGGTCAGGCGAGAGGAGAGGCCAGGGTAAAAACAGAGCTCTGCACACTCCTACCCCACCACCCTATCTAGCCCCAGAGGCACCAAGCTTCCTCAGGGCTCAGGCTCAGCCCCTCATGAGATGGGGCAGAAATGGCACAAGGGGCTCCTTTCCTGACTCAGgacatacccactgccatcgagttgattctgactcatagtgaccctactggagaGAGTGGAAATGCTTCCCACTAGGAAAGCAAactagccacatctttctcccatggagcggctggtgggtttgaaccaccaaccttttggttagcagccaagttctttagccactgcaccaccaggctcctttgcCTCAGGACAGACATGGCTAATTGAGTATGGCCATCTCACAGAGCCCTAGGGCAGCTTCTGGTCCTCACAGACACAACTAATCTATCTTGTCCCCCCTGCTCCTCTCACCCCTCTTGTGACAGTAGTGGACTACTGCTCTGGATTTCaccagagggagagaaggaaagagagacagagggagaaggcCTGAGCCCCCAGCCCGCACCTCCCACTTAGTTTCTTCCATCCGGGGCAGGAAGTCGGCCTGCTCCTTCTGACAGGCGGCCACCTTGTCCTCAAGCTCTTCCCGCTGGCGCATCAGCCGGGCTGCCTCCTCCTGCAGCTGCTTCTTGTCCTGCTGCAGCCGCAGCACCTGCAGCTGGAGGCCCTGCTGGGCGCGCTGGGCGCGGCGGGCCACCTGCTGCAGCTTCCCACTGCAGCCCTGCCGCAGCTCAGTCAGCTCACGCTCCCATGCCTTCTGACGCTCCTCCAGTACCTGAGCCACGGCTGcctcactctgctccaggctcCGCCGCAGAGCCGTCACCTCCTGTTCCTTCTCCCACAGCCGCTCCTCCAGCTCCTGGATCAGTGCACTGGGCGAGGGTGGGGAGCAGGCTGCAAATGGCAGGCCTCCACTTCCACCCTCCCCAGAGCCCAGGTGGCCTGGCCGCCCCATGGAGGAGGACGACCCACTTTTGCTAGAGGCCCGTCCACTGTCAGAGACTGTCAGATCCTGGTAGCCCGACCCGCCGCCGCTACTACCGCCGCTGCCACTGCCATAGCTAGCAGTGCCGATGCGGTTGATGTGGCTGGTGGAGGCACTGAGGGGCGCCAGGTGCTGGCTATAGCTGGAGGTGTAGGTGGGCAGGCTTGTGAGTGAGTTCCGGCCTGAGTCAGAGAGGCTGCCCCCGCCCCCGCTGGCTGGGGTCATGGTCCGAGACTTGTCCAGTCCACCCTTGAGGCCACCCCCAGGGCCCTGGCGTCCCTCGGGGGTCCCGTTGGTTTGTGGGGGGCATAAGTTCTGCATGGAGTGGAAATTCTTGGGTACAACAGGCTTGAAGGCTGATGGCCGAACTAGCGGCTCTGAACACTGCATAAAAGCAAAGGGGGTGTGGGCATCAGGATAGGGCCTTAGCCTGGTTAGGACTCTCTCCTGTCCCACCTCCTATTCCCATTGGATCTCCATCCTGGGAATCCCTCTCAGTTGGGTCTCCACCCCATGGCCCACCAAACTAGGTCTCTTCCTGGACCCACCAGCTAGACTTGGCCCCCGGGTTCTATCCCATGGCTCCCCAGCCCCGCCTTCATCCTTGCCCCCACAACCCAGCCTCCAAGAAGGCCCCCTTTGTCCACCCCTCTGGTTTGCATCGTCCCCCGAGAAAAAGGCTGTGAAGGTCTCAGGCCCTGGGGGCTGACCTGGTCTAGCTTGCCAGAGGTGGCCAGGAGTTTGGGTGGGTGGCTGGGCTCACGGTATTGTGGCGGGGCCTTGTCACTGCCACCACTGCTGCTGCTACCACCACTGCTGCCCACCACATTGCCGCAGACGTCTGTGTGGTCACTGCCCCTCAGCTCACCATTGAGGTAGAGGGAGTTGGTTAGAGCCTTGTCCTCTGAGGGGTAGCGACTAGGCCTCTCCCTGCTGGCCCCACCACCACTGCCGCGGGGGCCAGGGAAACTGCCCTGGATGCCCCCGCTCCCTGTGCGGGTGCCCACGCTCTTCATGGTGAACTCCTGAGCATGGGCCACCCCGCTGCCCACGCTGCCCATGGCCAGGCGGGGCTCCGGGGGTCCGAGATCAGAGGGCCGCGGGGCAAAGGCCAGGAGAGGGTCCCGCCCTGGGTCAGCACGCACAGGCAGTGTCTCCAGCTTCGCCATGACTAAGCCAGGAGGGCACTGTGGGCACAGTTGGGGAGGTAGATAGGTCAGATCCAACCCCCACTTCCATCACTCCAACCAAACCAGTCCCAGCACCACCTGCACCCTGCCCCTCAGCGTCCCCTTCCCTACAATGGGTACAAGAATCTCTGGGCACCTAGGGCAAGGGAATGGGGCTGGGGTTAAGTGGGATAGTTTGGTAACCGGAGCTGCCTGTTCCCGGCTGATAAAGCCCAACCACCAGGGCACCATGCACACACCCTCCCAGCTTTGCTCAGCTCTGCTCAGCTCTCCCAGGCCTGGAATGTATTCCATTCTTCAATTCTTGCTTCAGCTCCACCTCTTCCATGAGTCTCCCAGAATCAGCAATCCCCTCAGCTTTTCCCTGCAACCCCCAGAATTTAGAGGTCCTTTACCCTGTGTCTAAGCCTATATATGCCAACTTCACAGGCTGGGGAGATGGGGTTGGAAGGGTGCAGCAGAACCTGAATCCAATGGAAAACCTCAGAAGTTAGGGGAcggagagaaagccatccctaCCCAAAAATTGTGGGTGGGTGTTCTTCCTGGGCCCCCAACCTAGAGTCTTGCAGTCAAGAGCAGAAGTGGAGGCTCACTACCAGCGCTGCTCCTCTCCTTGCCTTTCCAAGGGGTTGGAGAGCCGACGACAGGTCCTCACGCCAGGGACCCTCCGAGGCCCGGTCTGCAGGAGCCATGTGCCTCACTCCTGCAGTAGGGGCTCGGTCCGAACCAGCTGCGCGACTCTGGACAAGCAGACTGAGCCATCCCGGACCACAGTTTTCTCCTCTacgaaacagaagaaatgaaggacCTACCTTGGGGGGGCTGCTGCGTGCCAGGCGCCCCAAGGCGGCAGGCGCTGGAGAGAAGGTGGGTGGTTTAGGGGTAGCAGGCGCGATCTGCGCGGCGGCGCGGCAGCGGAGTCGCCTTAACTCATTGGGCGTCGGCGTGGGCAGCTAGTGGCTGTGGCTGCAGCGGGCTGCAAGGGAGCCCTCCCGGAGGTCTTCCCACTGGGTCGCAGTACCTTCGCAGAAGACCCGGGGCTGGTTGAGGCGGGATAGGGGACGCAGTGCCGCCAGCGGCAGGTACTGGCTGTGTCTCCCTCTCCGCCAGCTTCCCACAGGTgggcgggggaggggcggggcctcCGCACCCAGCCGCGCGCAGAGGCTTTGGCACCCGCCAAGCCCCGTTAAGAATTCTCTGCCACCGGGAAGACTTCCTGaaacctgccccctccccccagctcGCTGTGGACCTTGAACCTGCTCAGCTCACCGTGAAATCCTCTGAGCCCTTCTGTGGGCATGCGTCCCCCCTCCCCAAGGCCAGCCCACGGGAGCAGGGGGAGCAGGGCCTCGGGTTACCTGTGGTCAGGGAGGCCCCGCTTCCTGGTTCCTTTGTCTCAAGTCCAGCACCTGGGAACACCTGCCCCAGAGATCCGAGTAATAGAGCTGGGCAAAGGCACCAGGCAGTGCTTGCCTTAGGTGTAGAGGCTCAAATACTTGGCCAAGATGGGAGTGGGCACCTTTCAGGCCTTTAGTGCCTACTCTCAAAAGAAACCAGGCAGGAGCCCCCCTTCCCTACCAGGTGAAAGGGTTCAGGTGGTCCCAGGGCCCTTTGAGTGTTCCGCAGTCAGTCTTATACCCAGATGCCCACTTCTAATACTGCATTCGCCTTTCATCAGGCCAGATCAAGGGAGCCCAACAAAACCCCTTGCACTTCGGGAGTCTTCTGGCTACCTCACCAGGAGTTACAGCCCTCGGTGGTTGAAAAGTCCACTGCCTTTGTAGAATTCCATTCTCGCAGCGTCTGTCCCGACAGGTATGGAAAACAGCACTTTGCCACCCTCCTCCCTCTGGTCACTCTGTCCCTCCAGCCAGGGGCACCTAGGATGCAGTGTAAGTGCAGAAGCAGCAAGTGCAACACTGGAGAGTGAGCGCCTCTTGCAGTGCTGCACCCCAGCCGCCTCCCTTGCCTTGCCCATCCCCTGCCCCCAGCACACTCCAGCCTGCCCTGCAGCCCAGAAAGTCCCCTCCCACCCTAGGTATGGTCCCTTCTCTTGTCACGTGATGTAGGGAGCAGCTGGGGCATTGGAGGATGGAGGCTAGGTGGCCTGAGGCTTGGAGCCAGTGGGAAGGCCTGGAGGGGAGGAAGAACTGGCAAGACCTAAGGCAAATAAGCTTCAGGGGGTGGGGGTAAGGGAGGAGTCCGGGCTGGGGCAAATTAGTGTGATACCCTTAATGTGACAGGGGGAAAATGTTTGTGGGGAGAGACATATTCTTGGGAAGACCAGGGAAAGATGCCTCTCATGTACCGGTTAGAGAGAGTGATTGGGGTCATCATCAGTACTGGGTGGTGTGGGTGGGGCCCATCATCCAGGAGGATGACAGAGCCCAGAAGCCTGAGAGGCAGTGTGGGAGCAGGAAGAACATAAGGTGGGTCCTGAAGGCCAAGATAGGGGACTTCAAGAATGTGGGGGCAACCCCTGGTGTCAAAAAGAAAGGGGACAGGTAAAACTAGGATAGAAGAGTATGCCCTGGATTTGACAGATAGAGACATCAGTGGTATCTTTGTCAGAAAGGTTTCAGGAAAGTGGTGCAGGCAAAGCCAGACTAGAGGGATAGAGGGGTGTGGAGAGATGGATGAACTCCTGCTAAAACAGGCCAGAGAAAGTAGTAATTTAAGGAGGTCTTGAGATCCAAGaactcttttttccctttaaaataaaacatggtTAAAAATGCAAGTGTGTTGCTACGCCAAAGGAAGGTGCCAATATTGCAGGTGAGATTAAAGATATAGGCAAACAGTGAGGTGCTATGGCAGAGGCCAAGTGTGGGCAGGAGCAAAATTCAGAAGCAATTATGCTGAGTGGACGGGGATATTtgggaaagtgctttgtaaactgtaagGGGCAGTACAAAATGTAGTACCACCTTCTCAAAGGTCCAGGAAAGGAGGGTCTGACCATAGGTTGGGTCTGATCATATGATATTCTGCTGTTTCCCCTGAGTGTGTGTGGTACCCAGCTAGACTCAGACACTCAGAGTCCTGGATGGAAACAAGGTCCCCTTTCCCAGCGCTCTACCTGGGCGTCCTTggcctccaactcacagcagctgtCCCGTGAGCCTCACTCCCCAGAGCTTCTTCCCACAATTCTAACTTGTCATGGTCAACCCAAGTGTTCCCTGTTTCTTGCCTCTCCCTAGCCTGGAATGCTGCAGCTTCTCTCCTCACAACCCCAGTGGGAAGCTGGCAGGACAAGGAGGGGGCATGTTTCCCTAATAAGCTGAAACTAAGCCCAGGGGAAGAGTTTGAGCTTTATCTGTGGATCAGGGTCCTGAACTGGCTCAGAGAACCAAGCTTGGTCTGCAAAGGCAGCTGTTGGCATCAGTTCAACAACCCTAGATGACAGCCTCTTGTCCGACTCTACTTCTGTCTCTGTCCCATCAGCCCTCAGTGCTTGGGACATTATGCACAGTATTAGCGGTCATCTAAGGAGCCAATGGACTCTACCTGGGGGTTACCCAGGCAGGGCCTTCCAACCCACAGTGTCCACCTAGCCCCTCCCCACTTGTGTCCCTCCCAAAGCTATGAATATGCCACCATTCTCTTGGGGCCCAAGTCCAGCCCATTCCACCTCCTAAAGATCTCACCAGCCCTCCTGTCAGCACCCTTGCTGGGGGCTCCTCACTGACCTTTCTTCCCCTCCACTCCCTCCCCGACACAGCTGCCAGGAGACTCTTTCTAAAGGGCAAAGCCAATCTTGTCCCTGCTCTGCCCAAATCCTTCCATGAGCAACGCCAAGTGCAGGAGATGGGCGTTCTGGAGGCACCAGCTCCAAGTGTAAATCCCAGCTCCACTGATTAGGGATTTACCTAATGGCAGGTTGTTTCACCTCTCTTAGCCTCGGGTTCTCACACCTACCTTGCAGGAATCTTAAGAAGTAAAGCAATTATAGGTAAAACGCCTGCCATTCCTCTTGGTCCCCAGAACCAGGGCAGAGCTTGAAGCAGGGCACCCAAGGCCTCTCCCACTGCCCATCGTATGTCCCCTGACCTGAGATCCTCTTCACTCCACATTGTCTTCTAGCGCTTTGTGACCATCCCTCAAAGACCAGCCCAAATGCAGCTTCCCAGGTCAGTGTCCCTGATCCCTTGGGGGTCTTGGAGCACTTGGCTCGGGTCACCCCAGGGAGAGTTCCCCCTGAGGCCTCCCCGGGTTGGCCTGTGGATGCCCCAGGGCACAGACAGGGGAGTCCTGAGTGCCTCTGGGCCCTGGCACAGAGCAGATGCAGGGAGAATGCATGTGGGAATGCCAGTTATGAGCCACGCAAAGAAGCCATGAATCTGGGCAAGTAAATCAggaagggcttcctggaggaaggacTGAGGGAGGAAAGGGAGCCGGGGGCATTGTAGGGCTTTTAGGGTGCGAAGATCTCCAGAACTTCTTGATTGGGATGTGTGAAGTGAGATCCATTTTCCCTTGACGGCAACGGGCGCCGACAGGGGAAGGGGCCCATCCCCCAGATACTGGCTCTGATGAAGCACGTGTTTTAGGACTGAGGGGGCCGACGGCGCGCCCCCCCACCCCGagcgcacgcgcgcacacacacacacactcacacgcacacacgcgcgcgcgcgcgggcACACACGAGCCTCCGCGGGGTGGGGGAGCATCGCCATTCACCAGCAGCCCATAGCCCGCATCACCAACAGAGACCCCCGCCACAGGCCGTCAGGCGAAGGTGTCCGAGGGTCTCTGCAGTGGAGAAAAGCCCACCCGCACCTCCCTAGGCCCCCCACCAACGCGTGCGGCCCAGGGGGCGGGGCGCGGAGGGAAGAGGTGACATAATCCGGGCCGCACCCCCCTCCGGCCGCCACCTCCCCCCAGGCCCGGCGAAGCATCCATGACATCATCGGCTTCATCTTCGCTCCCCTCCCTTCTGGGACCCCGGCAACGGGACGCGCCCCCTCCCCATCTCCGGGTCCGGCCGGACGAGCAGCGTGGTGCAGCAGCCAGAACCGAGAGGGGTGCCGCGGCGGGCCCGCCTCACTTACTAGCTGCTTGGGAGTCCGGCGCAGCGTCTCCGGCGCGGGCGCTACCGGCCCGGCTCCCTGGCGCAGCCCGAAGCCCGCCCGGCTGGGCGCGCGGCGCGGGCCCGGCTCCGCTCGGCGCCCCTCCCGCTCCCCGCCCGGGCCCCGCCCACCCGCGGCTGCGGCAAACGCgggcccgccccggccccgccccccgaGGCGGCCAATCCGGGGCTGGGGCGGGGCGCTGGCGTTAACCCCTTCGCCTCTGTGCCCTGGCGGGCGCGCGGAACCTAGTCGTCTCACCGGCTTCAAGGCGCTGCTAGTCCGCCCTGAGCCCCTGAGCCCTCCACCTGTTATCGCCAAGACCCTTGAGCTCTGTCCCCAGTCTCCCCTCTCCAGTAAATCCAGCGGGGCAGCGGAGCCCCGCTCCTCGGCCGATGATCTTGGGAAGGGGCCGCCCAGCGTTCGCCTTGAGACCTTGCAGGTCTGCAAGGCGGGGGCTGGGCGAGCCTTGGCCGGTGCGCTCCGCACGGTCGGTCCCGACACAGCCGGCGGAAGACCCATCTCGGCGCCAGGACCGCAGGCGGCGTGTGGGAGGTGTGGCATGGCAGTGGCCCAGTCAGGCAGCAAACGGAGCCAATTGGAAACTTCTGCACCCAGAGGCTCACCGTCAGGGGGAAAAGGCGGGCGACGAGGGAAAAGATAAATTACAATCGAGCAGGGTCCGAGCGCTTTCACCCTGTGCCCCGCGCTTGGCCCGAGGCCCGGCCCCCACGCTGCACCCGGGGGTGAGAGGGAATGCGGTGGGGACTCGGTCTCAGATCCAGTGCAGCTTCTCAAGCACGTGCCGGGTTCCTTGGCGAGACAGCCCTCTGGCGCCCGGGGTCTGCTGGGAGGAAGGGGTCTGCCTTGAACTGAGGTCTTAGCTTTGAATTGGGTGGGGAAACTTGCCAGACTGGAGTTTCAGTGTTAGCACAGGCCTGGAAGCACAAAGGGTCCTTCCCAAAAACTGCAGCCTCCACTCCGAGTGGGGTTTTAACCCATTATATCTCTGCCGCTATAGCTGCTGTgtttggtcttgtgccatcctattttatagtttttatttcttgCTATATACTGTTCTCTAAATTTTTCCGTATTTATCTTCTATAGTGATTTGCAAGGCAGAAGGCAATTTTTAATTCTCCTAGTGGTTGTCTTTAAgtgtattaaaaataaagcttATATTTCACAAAATTATTAAAAGTCAGTGGTAAATCATTTTTTATGTTCTCCTTTATGTAATGAGAAATTCAATGTGTCTTTTCGTCTCCTGGCCTGTTGCCCTCGCACTACTTATATTTGTCCAATTAATCCAGGATAGCAGAcccagcttttatttatttatttttaagccaCAGAATCCTCTTTTTCAATCCCTATTTATGGTTTTTGCCAACCATACGTTTCATGGGTTTCAATATTCCCAGTCAGTTTTTTATGCTCTAATTTCTCTATTCGTTACTGGACCCATCTGTCCTGACTGGTGATTTCAACAACCTTTGCCCTACCTTAGATTGTCTTTCTACTGTCTTTACACACAAAAGGCCACTTAGCTGTTTATGGAATTCTTGAGTCTCAAATTTTTCCCCTCCAGACTCCCCTACCCTCTCATTGTCTTCTGACACTTAAAATGGCAGTGAAGCCCAGTCATTGGGCTTGTCTGTTTTAGGTAAGCAAACTCCCTGGGTACTTTTGCCTAGGGGTTTTTCTTTAAACCCTTAAAAACATCAAACATTTTTGCCAGTATCAGTCCGATTTTTCTAAGAAAccagatgtctttttttttttccccagccaggaaggttttcttctgtttctctccCTCCTGTGAGTAGCTTActggtattttgtgtttttctcccCTAAAATTACCACTTTGGATCACCACTGCCATGTAAATCTTTGCTCTATTCCCTTTTCTCTGCATTCTGAGAGAGTAGCTCAAGTTTTTCTTCACCACTGATTTTTCTTAAGAGTCAAGagtattctttgttttctccaataagacatttaattctgcttgttttattttcttttcatttcagccaGTTTCCTTTCCACCTCTGTATCTCTTTATAGTTCCCCGTTCCCATTTCATAGAGAATGTGGTTTTGTATCACTAGAAGAACACCAGGGGAAAAAGAGAATAACATATCTGACTCTCTTCTAAATGCATATGAAAATCTTGATAAAGTGGACTATTTTCTGGGaagtaaaatacaaaaataagatatttaaaaCATTACCCAAGAAATACATCCAAAAAAGGCTCTGGGCTCAGATGGTTTAATGGAAGAACTCTCTCAAACTTTCAGCTAACAAATAATACTTTCTCTGTAAACCTGTATCAGAGCATAGGAAAGATGGAGTGCTGCTTATTTCATTTCATGCAGCCACAATTCTCCATATACCAAATCCTGATaaagacagcattaaaaaaaaaaattgcaaaccaaTCATACTTATCAATTCAAGAAAACCCAATTCAAGAAAAAGTTCCTAAATACAAtgcaaggaaataaaattaaatattaatgtaTATGAAATTAATAATGAGTTtatcaaatatgaagaaaaaaaatcataataggtccaaaaagtcatttaaaaatcaataccCAAAAAGAACTCTCATAATTAACCAGGAAGAGTCTATCAgactggcaaaaattaaaaagatttatgATAGCCCATCAGTCTATCAACTCATTGTTGAGTCCCAGGAACTCACAATGTCTTTGAGAgcgtaaattggtacaacctttTTGGAGGACAATTGAGCAGTATATAAAAATGTGAAATGTGTATACCCTCagacccagcaatttcattttTAGGAACAAACACTATTACAAGTAATATGACACGGGTAGTAAGATAGTCAGCAACGTATTgattgtaatagccaaaaaaaaaaaaatttttttaatctaaatatgTTAGgttgattaaataaattacaatGCACCCAATGTGATGTAACAATAATGATTTAAAAGAATGACATAgagtacagccattgtggaaaacagcgtggtagttcctcaaaaaactaaagaaaactaCCATATGAGTGAGCAATTCCACTCACAGGTATACGGTCAGCCTTCCATATCTGACAGTTCTGCATCTGCAGATTCAACCAATCTTGgatcaaaaatatttgcaaaaaaaaatgtggtgtgtaagcataccctgctgtagcctcctggcatttcacagatcctcagatTCTCTCCAGCACTCCTTAAAGCACCGTTCTCCATCTGACATGTACTAGGTAGTTAGGCCTATGATAGTTGCACCTGTACTGAAcattattgtcattatttcctaaacaatacagtataacaactatttatatagcatttacattgtattaggtatttaagtaatctagagatgacttAAAGCATATCAGAGGATCTGCATAAGTTATATGCAAAtattacaccattttatataagggacttgggCATCCTTGGATTTTGGAATCCTCAGGGTAAACTGGAACCAATGCCCCGCGGATACTGAGAGACAACTGTTTCCCAAGACTTGAGAGCAGAGACTCATACAGATACTtgtaccaatgttcactgcaaaactattcacaatagccaaaaggcggaaacaacctaaatgctcatcaatggatgaatgaacaaaacgtggtacatacttAAAATGGAATCCtaagccagtaggagaaatgaagccttgatacataTTACAATATGGATGGCGCttgaagacgttatgctgagtgaaataagtcaatcacaaaaggacaaataccatatgacctcacataaaaagacaagaacagccaaatgtatacagaccaaattttattagtggttaccagggactggagggagggaggcaggggatTATTtcttatggagcactgagtttcagtttacagtgatgaAAAAAATCGTGCTGAttaagggttgcacagccaattaattcaagtgctgtcaataagttgtgtagttgttaggtgccatccagtagattctgactcatagcaatcatatgtacaacagaaccaaacatcctggtcctgtgccatcctcacaaccgttgctatgtttgagcccattgttgcagccactgtgtcaatctaccttgccaagggtcttcctctcttttgctgaccctctacattaccaagtgtgatgtccctctccatggactggtccctcctgattacatgtccaaagtatgtgagacaaagttttgccatcctcacctctaatgaacattcttgctgtacttcttccaagacagatgtgtttgttcttctggaagatcatggtatattcaatattctttagcaacaccataattcaaatccatcaattcttcagtcttccttgttcactattcagcttttgcatgcagagaggtgattgaaaatagcatggcttgggtcaggagcaccttaatcatcaaagtgacatctttgctcttgaacatctcaGAGGTCTTTGACAGCAAAAATTTACCCAAcataacattgttgttgttgttaggtggcgtccagttgattctgactcacatcgaccctatgtacaacagaacgaaacactgcccacccagtcctgcaccattctgctatttccatggatgttgattgtggatc encodes the following:
- the LZTS3 gene encoding leucine zipper putative tumor suppressor 3 isoform X1, producing MAPADRASEGPWREDLSSALQPLGKCPPGLVMAKLETLPVRADPGRDPLLAFAPRPSDLGPPEPRLAMGSVGSGVAHAQEFTMKSVGTRTGSGGIQGSFPGPRGSGGGASRERPSRYPSEDKALTNSLYLNGELRGSDHTDVCGNVVGSSGGSSSSGGSDKAPPQYREPSHPPKLLATSGKLDQCSEPLVRPSAFKPVVPKNFHSMQNLCPPQTNGTPEGRQGPGGGLKGGLDKSRTMTPASGGGGSLSDSGRNSLTSLPTYTSSYSQHLAPLSASTSHINRIGTASYGSGSGGSSGGGSGYQDLTVSDSGRASSKSGSSSSMGRPGHLGSGEGGSGGLPFAACSPPSPSALIQELEERLWEKEQEVTALRRSLEQSEAAVAQVLEERQKAWERELTELRQGCSGKLQQVARRAQRAQQGLQLQVLRLQQDKKQLQEEAARLMRQREELEDKVAACQKEQADFLPRMEETKWEVCQKAGEISLLKQQLKDSQADVSQKLSEIVGLRSQLREGRASLREKEEQLLSLRDSFGSKQASLELGEGELPVACLKPALTPVDPAEQQDALATCESDEAKMRRQAGVAAAAASASLGSLDGEVDAGGDSGTRALRREVGRLQAELAAERRARERQGASFAEERRVWLEEKEKVIEYQKQLQLSYVEMYQRNQQLERRLRERGAAGGASTPTLQPGEEKKAWTPSRLERIESTEI
- the LZTS3 gene encoding leucine zipper putative tumor suppressor 3 isoform X2, coding for MAKLETLPVRADPGRDPLLAFAPRPSDLGPPEPRLAMGSVGSGVAHAQEFTMKSVGTRTGSGGIQGSFPGPRGSGGGASRERPSRYPSEDKALTNSLYLNGELRGSDHTDVCGNVVGSSGGSSSSGGSDKAPPQYREPSHPPKLLATSGKLDQCSEPLVRPSAFKPVVPKNFHSMQNLCPPQTNGTPEGRQGPGGGLKGGLDKSRTMTPASGGGGSLSDSGRNSLTSLPTYTSSYSQHLAPLSASTSHINRIGTASYGSGSGGSSGGGSGYQDLTVSDSGRASSKSGSSSSMGRPGHLGSGEGGSGGLPFAACSPPSPSALIQELEERLWEKEQEVTALRRSLEQSEAAVAQVLEERQKAWERELTELRQGCSGKLQQVARRAQRAQQGLQLQVLRLQQDKKQLQEEAARLMRQREELEDKVAACQKEQADFLPRMEETKWEVCQKAGEISLLKQQLKDSQADVSQKLSEIVGLRSQLREGRASLREKEEQLLSLRDSFGSKQASLELGEGELPVACLKPALTPVDPAEQQDALATCESDEAKMRRQAGVAAAAASASLGSLDGEVDAGGDSGTRALRREVGRLQAELAAERRARERQGASFAEERRVWLEEKEKVIEYQKQLQLSYVEMYQRNQQLERRLRERGAAGGASTPTLQPGEEKKAWTPSRLERIESTEI